The Mucilaginibacter terrenus genome has a segment encoding these proteins:
- a CDS encoding REP-associated tyrosine transposase — protein MSRKYKFLNKEGLYFVSFATVNWIDVFTRSVYCEVVADSLNYCSKNLGMNIFCWCIMPSHVHLIFAAQNNNPELLLGRFKEFTSKQIVKEILGNTQESRREWLLWMFKRAAAKSSNVTGHQFWQHHNKPIQLWSAAVIQQKADYIHNNPVEAGFVTDCWHWKYSSAIDYADGKGLIEISFL, from the coding sequence ATGAGCAGGAAATACAAATTCTTAAATAAGGAAGGGTTGTACTTTGTAAGTTTCGCTACCGTAAATTGGATAGATGTATTTACAAGATCTGTTTATTGTGAAGTAGTGGCAGATAGTTTAAATTACTGCTCAAAGAACTTGGGAATGAACATTTTTTGTTGGTGCATAATGCCGAGCCATGTTCATTTAATTTTTGCAGCACAAAATAATAATCCTGAATTGCTGTTAGGCCGTTTTAAAGAGTTTACATCGAAACAAATTGTAAAGGAGATTTTAGGTAACACACAAGAGTCTCGTCGTGAGTGGTTGCTTTGGATGTTTAAACGGGCAGCAGCTAAAAGCAGTAATGTAACCGGGCATCAATTTTGGCAGCACCACAATAAACCGATACAACTTTGGAGTGCGGCGGTTATACAACAAAAGGCCGATTATATACATAACAACCCTGTAGAAGCGGGCTTTGTTACCGATTGCTGGCATTGGAAGTACTCTAGTGCTATCGATTACGCTGATGGCAAGGGGCTGATCGAAATAAGCTTCCTTTAA
- a CDS encoding DUF6438 domain-containing protein, whose amino-acid sequence MITVAIGYCPGGCVSSATEITLHTYHYYEGNNSTKPGYYEGKLPASDWDRISAEVDKIDINSLHTEDTPVADDTWIEVLIKSEGRITHLKSVTYKKMPAKLMKVINLVLGTSKKVKLTKSDESYPFKTTYQQTNIVVKPKFAPVNR is encoded by the coding sequence ATGATTACCGTAGCAATTGGCTATTGCCCTGGTGGGTGCGTTTCGTCTGCAACAGAAATAACACTGCACACTTACCACTATTATGAAGGCAACAATTCCACTAAGCCTGGGTACTACGAAGGTAAACTCCCGGCCAGCGATTGGGATAGGATATCAGCAGAAGTAGACAAGATCGATATTAACTCTTTGCATACAGAAGACACCCCGGTAGCTGATGATACTTGGATAGAAGTACTTATTAAAAGCGAGGGAAGGATTACTCACTTAAAAAGTGTGACTTATAAAAAGATGCCTGCCAAGCTAATGAAGGTTATCAACCTGGTTTTAGGAACCTCCAAAAAGGTTAAGTTGACCAAGTCTGACGAGAGCTATCCATTTAAAACCACTTATCAACAAACAAATATCGTAGTTAAGCCTAAGTTTGCTCCGGTAAACCGTTAA
- a CDS encoding AAA family ATPase has product MTQYNSYLPGGERPYEIELLRSMIRGEITEDEAFKLKREHDDDLHPNTDDAFISKTAADWLIQPKDQPRYQRLFGEFWRKDELCIMFADTNVGKSILAVQIGDAISAGRHIGNYTTTKQDEAVLYFDFELTAQQFAERYTYINNRYGFAPNFHRLMINPDAGRERKFASFHDYIINAFENVLVSTNASTIIIDNITCLRTSTESAAGAVKLMQSLKMLRSKYKLSVLVLAHTPKRNVARPITRNDLQGSKMLLNFADSAFAIGESQTTPGLRYLKQIKQRTGTLTHGADNVCLCRIQKHDNFLKFEFTGEGTEAEHLLHYTEQQRKATEDRVMQLHNSGVTLRKIAAQTGLSHASVARMVRRLSEHTA; this is encoded by the coding sequence ATGACACAATACAATAGCTACCTCCCGGGTGGCGAGCGCCCCTATGAAATTGAATTACTGCGCTCGATGATCCGTGGCGAAATTACCGAAGACGAGGCCTTTAAGCTGAAACGCGAGCACGACGACGACCTGCACCCCAACACCGACGATGCCTTTATTAGTAAAACCGCTGCCGACTGGCTGATACAACCTAAGGACCAGCCGCGCTACCAGCGCCTGTTTGGGGAGTTTTGGCGCAAGGACGAACTATGCATTATGTTTGCAGATACCAACGTAGGCAAATCTATCCTGGCCGTACAAATAGGCGATGCCATTAGCGCCGGCAGGCACATAGGCAATTACACGACCACTAAGCAGGACGAGGCCGTGCTGTACTTCGACTTTGAACTTACCGCTCAGCAGTTTGCCGAGCGGTACACCTACATTAACAACCGCTACGGCTTTGCGCCCAACTTTCACCGGCTCATGATCAATCCTGATGCCGGGCGCGAGCGCAAGTTTGCCAGCTTTCACGATTATATTATCAACGCCTTCGAGAACGTGCTGGTAAGCACCAACGCCAGCACCATTATTATTGACAACATTACCTGCCTGCGTACCAGTACCGAGTCGGCAGCCGGGGCCGTAAAGCTGATGCAGAGCCTCAAGATGCTCCGGAGCAAGTACAAACTGTCTGTACTGGTGCTGGCCCATACGCCCAAGCGCAATGTGGCCCGGCCCATTACCCGTAACGATTTGCAGGGAAGCAAAATGCTGCTCAACTTTGCCGACAGCGCCTTTGCCATAGGCGAAAGCCAAACCACGCCCGGCCTGCGCTACCTCAAGCAGATAAAGCAGCGTACCGGCACACTTACCCACGGTGCCGATAACGTATGCCTGTGCCGCATACAAAAACACGACAACTTTTTAAAATTTGAATTTACCGGCGAAGGCACCGAAGCCGAACACCTGCTGCACTATACCGAGCAGCAGCGCAAAGCCACCGAAGACCGCGTAATGCAGCTGCACAACTCCGGTGTTACGCTCCGGAAGATAGCGGCACAAACCGGGTTATCACATGCGTCGGTGGCGAGGATGGTAAGGCGGTTAAGCGAACATACTGCTTAG